From a region of the Candidatus Ozemobacteraceae bacterium genome:
- a CDS encoding flavodoxin family protein — protein sequence MKVLGINGSARNDGNTALLIREAFKHLSAEGVETELVQLAGTPVRGCTACGSCYQRKDRRCVITTDPVNEIIGKMEQADGIILGSPTYFADVSAEMKALIDRAGYVGRANESMWRRKVGAAVIAVRRCGAIHAFDTINHFFLISEMIVVGSSYWNMGLGREPGGVNGDDEGLDTMRTLGRNMAWLLKKLGN from the coding sequence ATGAAGGTTCTCGGAATCAACGGAAGCGCTCGGAACGACGGCAACACGGCCCTGCTGATCAGGGAGGCGTTCAAGCACCTCTCGGCCGAAGGGGTCGAGACGGAGCTCGTGCAGCTCGCCGGCACCCCCGTGCGCGGCTGCACGGCCTGCGGTTCGTGTTACCAGCGCAAAGACCGGCGGTGCGTGATCACGACCGATCCCGTCAACGAGATCATCGGGAAGATGGAGCAGGCCGACGGTATCATTCTCGGCTCCCCGACCTACTTCGCCGACGTGAGCGCCGAGATGAAGGCGCTCATCGACCGGGCCGGCTACGTCGGCCGCGCCAACGAGAGCATGTGGCGCCGCAAGGTCGGCGCGGCGGTCATCGCCGTGCGCCGTTGCGGAGCCATTCACGCGTTCGACACGATCAATCACTTCTTCCTGATCTCCGAGATGATCGTCGTCGGATCGAGCTACTGGAACATGGGGCTGGGCCGCGAGCCGGGCGGCGTGAACGGCGACGACGAAGGCCTCGACACGATGCGCACGCTCGGCAGGAACATGGCCTGGCTGCTGAAAAAGCTCGGAAACTGA
- a CDS encoding ABC transporter permease, with amino-acid sequence MTSWQAIATVWRRYFAVYEKNFWFGIVTTFVEPLLYLVSFGIGVGGLVGSLTSEGIAMSYRQFVFAGIVGQTMLFQGFFEAAYGGFVRMYYQKVFQAIAVTPVTMSEVLWGELLWDASKATFASGAVLAIGALAGDFRLTGALAALPVVFVGSLLFAAMGLLAAARAATIDEISYPQFLLIFPMFLFCGVFFPLDQLPTALQAFAWCLPLTPVISVIRSLTLGTALTATSFAAVALWTALLVRLARRSMRDRLVK; translated from the coding sequence ATGACCTCCTGGCAGGCGATCGCGACCGTCTGGCGGCGGTATTTCGCCGTGTACGAGAAGAATTTCTGGTTCGGCATCGTGACGACGTTCGTGGAGCCCCTGCTGTATCTGGTGTCGTTCGGCATCGGCGTCGGGGGCCTCGTCGGCAGCCTGACGTCCGAGGGAATCGCGATGAGCTACCGGCAGTTCGTCTTCGCCGGGATCGTCGGCCAGACGATGCTGTTCCAGGGCTTTTTCGAGGCCGCCTACGGGGGCTTCGTGCGCATGTATTACCAGAAGGTGTTTCAGGCGATCGCGGTCACCCCTGTCACCATGTCGGAAGTCTTGTGGGGCGAACTGTTGTGGGACGCATCAAAAGCGACGTTCGCCTCGGGGGCGGTTCTCGCCATCGGCGCGCTGGCCGGGGACTTCCGCCTCACCGGCGCGCTTGCGGCCCTTCCCGTCGTGTTCGTCGGAAGCCTGCTGTTCGCCGCGATGGGGCTGCTGGCCGCCGCCCGGGCGGCGACGATCGACGAAATCTCGTATCCGCAGTTCCTGCTGATCTTTCCGATGTTTCTGTTCTGCGGCGTCTTCTTCCCGCTCGACCAGCTTCCGACGGCCCTTCAGGCCTTCGCTTGGTGCCTGCCGCTGACCCCCGTCATTTCGGTCATCCGCTCGCTGACGCTCGGAACGGCTCTCACGGCGACGTCCTTCGCGGCCGTGGCGCTCTGGACGGCTCTCCTGGTGCGCCTCGCCCGCCGCTCCATGCGCGACCGGCTCGTGAAATGA
- a CDS encoding ABC transporter ATP-binding protein, with protein sequence MPNPLVVTGLVKEYRVPGGPPLRAVDGISFEIAGGECFGLLGPNGAGKSTSMQCITGFYPPTEGNVRLLGHDVHAAPRQARALLGVCHQDDTLDTDFTVFDQMVRHASFFGIDAETAGRRARELLGRFDLASKADVLVEALSGGMRRRLQVARALIAEPRVLVLDEPTTGLDPEARRVLWAIIAEFRRSGGAVLLSTHYMEEAERLCDRIGIIHRGRILDCATPPELIARHVPVAEIEEEIRPGVCWKRPPNLEDVYLKLTGLSLDADENDDGTEHPQMRPAEAVEGLRP encoded by the coding sequence ATGCCAAACCCGCTCGTCGTCACCGGACTCGTCAAGGAGTATCGCGTTCCCGGCGGCCCGCCGTTGCGGGCCGTCGACGGTATCTCGTTCGAGATCGCCGGGGGCGAGTGTTTCGGCCTGCTCGGCCCGAACGGGGCGGGCAAATCGACGTCGATGCAGTGCATCACGGGGTTTTACCCGCCGACGGAAGGCAACGTGAGGCTTCTCGGCCATGACGTTCACGCGGCGCCCCGGCAGGCGCGCGCGCTGCTGGGCGTGTGCCACCAGGACGACACGCTCGACACCGATTTCACCGTCTTCGATCAGATGGTCCGCCACGCCTCGTTTTTCGGCATCGATGCGGAAACAGCCGGCCGCAGGGCCCGCGAACTGCTCGGCCGGTTCGACCTGGCCTCCAAGGCGGACGTCCTGGTCGAAGCCCTCTCGGGAGGCATGCGGCGGCGGCTCCAGGTGGCCCGGGCCCTGATCGCGGAGCCGCGCGTCCTCGTTCTCGACGAGCCCACGACCGGTCTCGACCCGGAAGCCCGGCGGGTGCTCTGGGCCATCATTGCCGAGTTCCGCCGGTCCGGCGGCGCCGTCCTGCTCTCGACGCATTACATGGAAGAGGCCGAGAGGCTCTGCGATCGCATCGGCATCATCCATCGCGGCCGCATTCTCGACTGCGCGACCCCGCCCGAGCTGATTGCCCGCCACGTGCCGGTCGCCGAGATCGAAGAGGAGATCAGGCCCGGCGTCTGCTGGAAGCGCCCGCCCAACCTGGAGGACGTCTATCTGAAGCTGACCGGTCTCTCGCTCGATGCCGACGAGAACGATGACGGGACGGAGCATCCGCAGATGCGCCCTGCCGAAGCCGTCGAGGGGCTCCGCCCATGA
- a CDS encoding phospholipase D-like domain-containing protein: MLHRKTTVAILVLLTGIFAGPLAASPESARAVTDRYRSAYQAYRTAIEKGASVEDLRKYLDDYISAKAAYEKAVAPARTPATAVAANTGDAPIATNLDSSAESGAFAAAGHDSEPPTASCPAELQKTVEELREGKNRDKAEEYMAELQAYIEKHPGTSSAGYAKYELARAYETIKNDPIRAAELYAEIAGDPESTILAALAKRRLSYLQAQAEQPKWRQYLSDKFRKMEETYTKYVRTSWLAFPVKITRFFEYLGKFGSFKKAQSDESDFQLRFEAIAAPFVGTVDQVFEEIAVSGESRDDEGLVRLLNLNTESWFARWKLLSEARESIDVQYFIIDTDVFGMAMMGLLYQKAKEGVKIRFMTDSRGSNKISHWFMGKDYLEELAAFPNVEIKIFNRIRQNLVTMVTDIRRVMASNHDKIVVVDGRYAIVGGRNIANEYLVDKEDDKNAWRDCDIVIDSPAAAGKLADAFAAEFTNIEAKLVRKDLINLSKKNDVLETASKAMNAWLTSGRLLAAAAVPSDCAKSLKKFNDELKTYPRLKAYSSFDTFANAHACPIRIIDKSSLVGAQNDITRYIVRLIDASRREVILQNPYVVLTPRADAALKRAAKRGVSILFHTNSPQTSDSFPTEAVMLAEWKNLLREMPTCRIFAQMGTGQLHAKTFVFDSTVGVVGTYNLDYVSEQINSEVIAAIRSNGFSRELRAGIMADLASTKEYRLATGDSAEFGPNDVQGKKMWLIRTLSKIEWLRPLF, translated from the coding sequence ATGTTGCATCGAAAAACGACCGTCGCCATCCTGGTTCTGCTGACCGGCATCTTCGCCGGGCCCCTCGCCGCCTCGCCGGAATCCGCCAGGGCGGTCACCGACCGCTATCGTTCGGCGTACCAGGCATATCGGACAGCGATCGAGAAGGGAGCCTCCGTCGAAGACCTGCGGAAATATCTCGATGATTATATTTCAGCAAAGGCTGCGTATGAAAAAGCCGTCGCGCCCGCCAGGACCCCGGCGACGGCCGTCGCGGCGAATACCGGGGACGCACCGATCGCCACCAACCTGGATTCCTCAGCGGAGTCCGGCGCTTTCGCAGCCGCAGGCCATGACTCCGAGCCGCCGACGGCTTCCTGCCCGGCCGAGTTGCAAAAGACCGTAGAGGAGCTCCGGGAGGGAAAAAACCGGGACAAGGCCGAGGAGTATATGGCCGAGCTCCAGGCCTACATCGAGAAGCATCCCGGCACCTCCTCGGCCGGATACGCGAAGTACGAACTGGCGCGCGCCTACGAAACCATCAAGAACGACCCGATCCGGGCGGCCGAACTGTATGCCGAGATCGCCGGCGATCCTGAATCCACGATCCTGGCGGCGCTCGCGAAGCGCCGGTTGTCCTACCTCCAGGCTCAGGCTGAACAGCCGAAGTGGAGGCAGTATCTCTCCGACAAGTTCAGAAAGATGGAAGAGACCTATACGAAATACGTCCGCACGTCCTGGCTCGCCTTCCCCGTGAAGATCACCCGGTTTTTCGAATACCTGGGGAAATTCGGGTCCTTCAAGAAGGCGCAGTCGGACGAAAGCGACTTCCAGCTCCGCTTCGAGGCGATCGCCGCGCCCTTCGTCGGCACCGTGGACCAGGTCTTCGAGGAGATCGCCGTCTCCGGCGAGAGCCGCGACGACGAAGGCCTGGTGCGGCTGCTCAACCTCAACACCGAATCCTGGTTCGCGCGCTGGAAGCTTCTGAGCGAGGCCCGCGAATCGATCGACGTCCAGTATTTCATCATCGACACCGACGTGTTCGGCATGGCCATGATGGGTCTGCTGTACCAGAAGGCGAAAGAGGGCGTGAAAATCCGCTTCATGACCGATTCGCGCGGCAGCAACAAGATCTCCCACTGGTTCATGGGGAAGGATTACCTCGAAGAGCTCGCCGCGTTCCCGAACGTGGAGATCAAGATCTTCAACCGCATCCGGCAGAACCTGGTGACGATGGTCACGGACATCCGCCGGGTCATGGCCAGCAACCACGACAAGATCGTCGTCGTCGACGGCCGGTATGCGATCGTCGGCGGCCGCAACATCGCCAACGAGTATCTCGTCGACAAGGAAGACGACAAAAACGCCTGGCGCGACTGCGACATCGTCATCGACAGCCCCGCGGCCGCCGGCAAGCTCGCCGACGCCTTCGCCGCCGAATTCACCAACATCGAGGCGAAGCTCGTTCGCAAAGACCTGATCAACCTCTCGAAGAAGAACGACGTTCTCGAAACGGCTTCGAAGGCGATGAACGCCTGGCTCACCTCCGGCAGGTTGCTGGCTGCCGCCGCCGTTCCTTCAGACTGCGCGAAATCGCTCAAGAAATTCAACGACGAGCTGAAGACATACCCCCGGCTGAAGGCCTATTCCTCCTTTGACACGTTCGCAAACGCCCACGCCTGCCCGATCCGTATCATCGACAAGAGTTCCCTGGTCGGCGCGCAGAACGATATCACGAGATATATCGTCCGCCTGATCGACGCTTCCAGAAGGGAAGTCATCCTGCAGAATCCCTACGTCGTTCTCACGCCCCGGGCCGACGCGGCGCTGAAGCGGGCGGCGAAGCGCGGGGTCAGCATCCTGTTCCACACCAACAGCCCGCAGACGTCGGACAGCTTCCCCACGGAGGCCGTCATGCTGGCCGAGTGGAAGAACCTGCTCCGTGAAATGCCGACCTGCAGGATCTTCGCCCAGATGGGAACCGGCCAACTCCACGCCAAGACCTTCGTGTTCGACAGCACCGTCGGCGTCGTCGGCACCTACAACCTCGATTACGTCAGCGAGCAGATCAACTCCGAGGTGATCGCCGCCATCCGCTCGAACGGCTTTTCCAGGGAACTGCGGGCCGGCATCATGGCCGACCTCGCCAGCACGAAGGAGTATCGCCTGGCCACGGGCGACTCCGCCGAGTTCGGCCCCAACGATGTCCAGGGGAAGAAGATGTGGCTGATCCGGACACTCTCCAAGATCGAGTGGTTGAGACCCCTGTTCTGA
- a CDS encoding PIG-L family deacetylase, translated as MTSRQRNIIILYIFICSFLVTHISSAERILVVAPHPDDEVISLGGWLADRIASGAEAWAVLMTDGEAFPKAVRQNRLSRWPIIRAPAFLQLGKLRRNEGRRSLDILGIPPERRFFLGYPTNMLWKLFHFPASTDPVRSKATKQRFGIAEWPVGEEKTHPFTYSAWAADIDAILSKVHPDIVLVPVPFDTNTDHQTVTRMVAQRLKASRLRPALMGYLVHIVSRHRYPRPLGYHPNAVLTVPAGFPSPTIHIPSENGMAVKERALRAHKTQLNLKDGFLLGFLRKNEIFWPLDLETLSTVPQEEIRMEGQETLESETISR; from the coding sequence ATGACATCCCGGCAACGCAATATTATAATTTTATATATATTTATTTGTTCGTTCCTCGTGACACACATTTCGTCTGCCGAGCGAATTCTCGTCGTCGCGCCGCACCCCGACGACGAGGTCATATCCCTGGGAGGATGGCTGGCGGACCGGATCGCGTCGGGCGCCGAAGCATGGGCGGTTCTCATGACCGACGGGGAGGCTTTTCCCAAGGCCGTCCGCCAGAACCGACTCTCGAGATGGCCGATCATACGCGCACCCGCGTTCCTTCAACTTGGAAAGCTGCGAAGGAACGAAGGCCGCCGGTCACTGGACATTCTCGGCATTCCGCCAGAAAGGCGCTTCTTTCTCGGATATCCGACCAACATGTTGTGGAAGCTCTTCCATTTCCCAGCCTCCACCGACCCCGTTCGATCGAAAGCCACCAAACAACGGTTCGGCATCGCCGAGTGGCCCGTCGGCGAAGAGAAGACGCATCCGTTCACCTATTCCGCCTGGGCGGCCGATATCGACGCGATTCTCTCGAAGGTTCATCCGGATATCGTTCTCGTCCCCGTTCCCTTCGACACGAACACGGATCACCAAACCGTGACGAGGATGGTCGCGCAACGGCTGAAAGCCTCGAGGCTCCGCCCGGCCCTGATGGGATATCTCGTCCACATCGTTTCGAGGCATCGGTATCCCCGGCCTCTCGGGTATCATCCGAACGCCGTCCTCACCGTCCCCGCCGGGTTCCCTTCACCGACGATCCATATTCCCTCGGAAAACGGCATGGCGGTCAAGGAGCGGGCGCTCAGGGCGCATAAAACCCAGCTCAACCTGAAGGACGGGTTTCTACTCGGTTTTCTCAGGAAAAACGAAATTTTCTGGCCGCTCGACCTGGAGACGCTTTCCACCGTTCCCCAAGAGGAAATTCGGATGGAAGGTCAGGAAACGCTCGAAAGCGAAACGATTTCCCGCTGA
- a CDS encoding cation:dicarboxylase symporter family transporter: MKRTGIIIALIAGAIASISWAAGLPPAIGVAARWAGLVGLGLWAAGRRSLTAWILLSMLVGAEIGHDMPEIAVQARVLSKIFLKLIKTIIAPLLFSTLVVGIAGHADIRQVGRMGVKALVYFEVVTTIALFIGLAAINISQAGVGVQMPPAAPGEELKAAKPQTFAEVVLHVFPENIFKAAADGEVLQIVVFSVLFGFALAMLPEAKRRPLLEVIEGLAETMFKFTGIIMYYAPIGVGAAIAYTVGHMGLGILVNLFQLLATLYAALLVFVGGVLLPIALLAGVPVRKFAEAIAEPVSIAFATTSSEAALPRAMEALEKFGVPRSIVAFVMPTGYSFNLDGTSLYLSMAAIFVAQVAGIQMTLGQQLMMVFTLMLTSKGVAGVPRASLVILLGTAASFNLPIEPIFIILGIDELMDMARTSVNVIGNCLATVIVAIWEGEFDKARHAPPHQVALE, encoded by the coding sequence ATGAAACGAACAGGCATCATCATCGCCCTCATCGCAGGGGCGATCGCAAGCATATCCTGGGCCGCCGGCCTGCCGCCGGCGATCGGAGTTGCGGCGCGCTGGGCCGGCCTTGTCGGCCTGGGGCTGTGGGCAGCCGGCCGGCGTTCCCTCACGGCCTGGATTCTGCTGAGCATGCTCGTCGGCGCGGAAATCGGGCACGACATGCCGGAAATCGCCGTGCAGGCACGCGTGCTGAGCAAGATCTTCCTCAAGCTGATCAAGACCATCATCGCGCCGCTGCTGTTCAGCACGCTCGTCGTCGGCATCGCCGGCCATGCCGATATCCGGCAGGTCGGCCGCATGGGGGTGAAGGCGCTCGTCTACTTCGAAGTCGTCACGACGATCGCTCTGTTCATCGGCCTCGCCGCGATCAACATCTCGCAGGCCGGAGTCGGCGTGCAGATGCCGCCGGCCGCGCCCGGCGAGGAACTCAAGGCCGCGAAGCCGCAGACGTTCGCCGAGGTCGTGCTGCACGTTTTCCCCGAGAACATCTTCAAGGCCGCCGCGGACGGCGAAGTGCTCCAGATCGTCGTGTTCAGCGTCCTGTTCGGTTTCGCCCTCGCGATGCTGCCCGAGGCGAAGCGGCGGCCGCTGCTCGAGGTCATCGAGGGCCTCGCCGAGACGATGTTCAAGTTCACGGGCATCATCATGTATTACGCCCCGATCGGCGTCGGGGCGGCCATCGCCTATACCGTCGGCCACATGGGCCTGGGCATTCTCGTCAACCTGTTCCAGCTGCTCGCCACCCTGTATGCGGCCTTGCTCGTGTTCGTCGGGGGCGTTCTGCTGCCGATCGCGCTGCTGGCGGGCGTTCCGGTGCGCAAGTTCGCCGAAGCCATCGCCGAGCCGGTCTCGATCGCGTTCGCGACGACCAGCTCGGAAGCGGCGCTTCCCCGGGCGATGGAAGCGCTGGAAAAGTTCGGCGTGCCGCGATCCATCGTCGCGTTCGTGATGCCGACCGGATACAGTTTCAACCTCGACGGCACGTCGCTGTACCTGTCGATGGCGGCGATCTTCGTTGCCCAGGTGGCGGGCATTCAGATGACGCTCGGGCAGCAGTTGATGATGGTGTTCACCCTGATGCTCACCAGCAAGGGCGTCGCCGGCGTGCCGCGCGCCTCGCTCGTTATCCTGCTCGGCACCGCCGCCTCGTTCAACCTGCCGATCGAGCCGATTTTCATCATCCTCGGCATCGACGAGCTGATGGACATGGCCCGCACGTCGGTGAACGTGATCGGGAACTGCCTCGCGACCGTCATCGTCGCGATCTGGGAAGGCGAGTTCGACAAGGCCCGCCACGCCCCGCCGCACCAGGTTGCCCTCGAATAG